A region of Streptomyces sp. WMMC500 DNA encodes the following proteins:
- a CDS encoding vanadium-dependent haloperoxidase gives MATVTRLRNRRLGYAVAIATAAALTGTLTSAVPASSQDDGFDIDRDNVLMEVVYPKFQRVSRDESSGRAVSLTVDHAMLIEMPWFDAIAPYHPTAKGIFSDIPRRPESEHTTRNQNIAVTYAAFTSLNALLPEYKDRWIEMMEAAGLDPNATAEDPATPSGIGILAAKTAMAARQDDGSNRDGGMGGRKYHKKPYADYTGYRPVNSVYELRNPSRWQPNTSSTRDVYKNQQFATPYYGRVKPFTYDSPREFKVSPPVNSNHHNHRAYKRQADEVLRASASLTDEQKMAAELFNDKVLTFGQYAGTPVVLAGNLNTEQTVHYITMSDVAFVDVTIATWYYKRKFDSVRPGSAVDYLYGDRKVTAWGGPGQGTVDDITGGEWQGYLDSVSADHPEYPSASSALCLAFAAQVRQFTGTDQIKVTAAFPKGSSLVEPGVTPAADITLQWNSWTEFAEDCGESRIWAGENFRSSVEAAEQYAPEIGDMSYEFVQRKVNGG, from the coding sequence GTGGCGACAGTGACACGACTGCGGAACCGGCGCCTGGGATACGCGGTGGCCATCGCCACCGCGGCGGCGCTGACGGGGACCCTGACCAGTGCGGTGCCGGCGTCGTCGCAGGACGACGGCTTCGACATCGACCGTGACAACGTGCTGATGGAAGTCGTGTATCCGAAGTTCCAGCGGGTGTCGCGCGACGAGAGTTCCGGCCGCGCGGTCTCGCTTACCGTGGATCACGCGATGCTCATCGAAATGCCGTGGTTCGACGCCATCGCGCCCTATCACCCCACCGCGAAGGGCATCTTCTCCGACATACCGCGCCGCCCGGAATCCGAGCACACGACGCGCAACCAGAACATCGCGGTCACCTACGCGGCGTTCACGTCGCTGAACGCCCTGCTGCCGGAGTACAAGGACCGGTGGATCGAGATGATGGAGGCGGCGGGCCTCGATCCGAACGCCACCGCGGAGGACCCGGCCACACCCAGCGGCATCGGCATCCTCGCGGCCAAGACGGCGATGGCGGCGCGGCAGGACGACGGCAGCAACCGGGACGGCGGCATGGGCGGCCGCAAGTACCACAAGAAGCCCTACGCGGACTACACCGGCTACCGGCCCGTCAACTCCGTGTACGAGCTGCGCAATCCGTCACGCTGGCAGCCGAACACGTCCTCGACGCGGGACGTCTACAAGAACCAGCAGTTCGCGACCCCGTACTACGGCAGGGTGAAGCCGTTCACGTACGACAGCCCGCGCGAGTTCAAGGTCTCTCCGCCGGTGAACAGCAACCACCACAACCACCGCGCCTACAAGCGCCAGGCGGACGAGGTGCTCAGGGCGTCGGCGAGCCTCACCGACGAGCAGAAGATGGCCGCCGAGCTGTTCAACGACAAGGTGCTTACCTTCGGGCAGTACGCGGGCACCCCGGTGGTGCTGGCGGGCAACCTGAACACCGAGCAGACCGTGCACTACATCACCATGTCCGACGTCGCGTTCGTCGACGTCACCATCGCCACCTGGTACTACAAGCGCAAGTTCGACTCGGTGCGGCCGGGCAGCGCCGTCGATTACCTGTACGGCGACCGGAAGGTGACCGCGTGGGGCGGGCCCGGGCAGGGCACCGTCGACGACATCACCGGCGGCGAGTGGCAGGGCTACCTGGACTCCGTCTCCGCCGACCACCCCGAGTACCCGTCCGCCAGCTCCGCGCTCTGCCTCGCCTTCGCCGCGCAGGTGCGGCAGTTCACCGGCACCGACCAGATCAAGGTCACCGCCGCGTTCCCGAAGGGGTCGTCGCTGGTCGAGCCGGGTGTCACCCCGGCCGCCGACATCACGCTGCAGTGGAACAGTTGGACGGAGTTCGCCGAGGACTGCGGCGAGAGCCGGATCTGGGCGGGCGAGAACTTCCGGTCCTCGGTCGAGGCGGCGGAGCAGTACGCGCCCGAGATCGGCGACATGAGCTACGAGTTCGTCCAGCGGAAGGTGAACGGCGGCTGA
- a CDS encoding PQQ-dependent sugar dehydrogenase gives MPLPLRRKPRLLAPVLAAAVAATAFLTAPAEARTEPTAAPAAAPGDAILPKPVPAKLGLVVEEYTQFPKSEPTPPPTDPRLMRHARINALAELPDGSGRKAVPDLNGKLYLVEDGAQPRAYLDVGATFAPQFFSGQGLGQGFGYAAFHPGFARNGIFYTVHTELASTTDEEPDLTPQPNTGYHGIITEWTADDPSADTFSGTRREVLRLGFQGRIHGIQQIAFNPTARKGGADYGKLYLAVGDGGTGVDNTEPQNLALPHGKLLRIDPRGTDSANGAYGIPADNPFADRPGALGEIYSYGYRDPHRFSWDTGGRNRMYLGHIGQHAVESVYEVRAGDNSGWSEREGPFVFDKDPADPCDAYKPLPPDDDKYGYTYPVAAYDHDPPADWDCTSDIGRAVSGGFVYRGDELRNLRGTYVFGDLVDGRVFATREGDMDRDAAEMATIHQLRLYDAATGERVTAQDLAGDTRVDLRFGQDAAGELYLLAKANGKVWKVTGTRGPALP, from the coding sequence ATGCCCCTACCCCTCCGCCGAAAGCCCCGCCTCCTCGCCCCCGTACTCGCCGCGGCCGTGGCCGCGACCGCCTTCCTCACCGCCCCCGCCGAGGCCCGTACCGAACCGACCGCGGCCCCGGCCGCCGCGCCCGGGGACGCGATCCTCCCCAAGCCCGTGCCCGCGAAGCTCGGCCTCGTCGTCGAGGAGTACACGCAGTTCCCCAAGTCGGAGCCGACGCCCCCGCCGACCGACCCGCGACTGATGCGGCACGCCCGGATCAACGCGCTCGCCGAACTCCCCGACGGCTCGGGCCGCAAGGCGGTGCCCGACCTCAACGGCAAGCTGTACCTCGTCGAGGACGGCGCACAGCCCCGCGCGTACCTCGACGTCGGCGCCACCTTCGCGCCGCAGTTCTTCTCCGGCCAGGGCCTCGGCCAGGGCTTCGGCTACGCGGCCTTCCACCCCGGCTTCGCCCGCAACGGCATCTTCTACACCGTGCACACCGAGCTGGCCTCCACCACCGACGAGGAGCCGGACCTCACCCCCCAGCCGAACACCGGCTACCACGGCATCATCACCGAGTGGACCGCCGACGACCCGTCCGCCGACACCTTCTCCGGCACCCGCCGCGAGGTGCTGCGGCTCGGCTTCCAGGGCCGCATCCACGGCATCCAGCAGATCGCGTTCAACCCCACCGCCCGCAAGGGCGGCGCCGACTACGGCAAGCTCTACCTCGCCGTCGGCGACGGCGGCACCGGCGTCGACAACACCGAACCGCAGAACCTCGCGCTGCCGCACGGCAAGCTGCTGCGGATCGACCCCCGCGGCACCGACAGCGCCAACGGCGCGTACGGCATCCCCGCCGACAACCCCTTCGCCGACCGCCCCGGCGCCCTCGGCGAGATCTACTCCTACGGCTACCGCGACCCGCACCGCTTCAGTTGGGACACCGGCGGCAGGAACCGGATGTACCTCGGCCACATCGGCCAGCACGCCGTGGAATCCGTCTACGAGGTACGCGCCGGGGACAACTCCGGCTGGAGCGAGCGGGAGGGCCCGTTCGTCTTCGACAAGGACCCGGCCGACCCGTGCGACGCGTACAAGCCGCTGCCGCCCGACGACGACAAGTACGGCTACACCTACCCCGTGGCCGCCTACGACCACGACCCGCCGGCCGACTGGGACTGCACCTCCGACATCGGCCGCGCCGTCTCCGGCGGCTTCGTCTACCGCGGTGACGAACTGCGCAACCTGCGCGGCACGTACGTCTTCGGCGACCTCGTCGACGGCCGCGTCTTCGCCACCAGGGAGGGTGACATGGACCGCGACGCGGCCGAGATGGCCACGATCCATCAGCTCCGGCTCTACGACGCCGCCACCGGCGAGCGCGTCACGGCGCAGGACCTGGCCGGCGACACCCGCGTCGACCTGCGCTTCGGGCAGGACGCGGCGGGCGAGCTGTACCTGCTGGCGAAGGCGAACGGCAAGGTCTGGAAGGTCACCGGCACCCGCGGCCCCGCGCTGCCGTAG